In one Cronobacter dublinensis subsp. dublinensis LMG 23823 genomic region, the following are encoded:
- a CDS encoding sulfate ABC transporter substrate-binding protein: MAVKSVKKAWGALAISLLMAGSAQATELLNSSYDVSRELFAALNPPFEQQWAKDNHGDTLTIKQSHAGSSKQALAILQGLKADVVTYNQVTDVQILHDKGQLIPADWQARLPNNSSPFYSTMAFLVRKGNPKNIHDWNDLVRPDVKLIFPNPKTSGNARYTYLAAWGAADKADGGDKVKTQQFMTQFLKNVEVFDTGGRGATTTFVERGLGDVLISFESEVNNIRNQYAKDGYEVVVPKVNILAEFPVAWVDKNVKANGTEKAAKAYLNWLYSPQAQQIITSYYYRVNNPQVMETLKDKFPQTELFRVEDAFGKWPDVMKTHFASGGEFDKLVAAGRQ, encoded by the coding sequence ATGGCCGTGAAATCAGTGAAAAAAGCATGGGGCGCGCTGGCGATTTCTCTGCTGATGGCGGGGTCCGCGCAGGCGACTGAACTGCTTAACAGCTCTTATGATGTTTCGCGCGAGCTGTTCGCTGCCCTCAACCCGCCGTTCGAACAGCAGTGGGCGAAGGATAACCACGGCGATACGCTGACGATCAAACAGTCTCACGCGGGCTCCTCGAAGCAGGCGCTCGCGATTTTGCAGGGCTTAAAAGCAGACGTTGTAACTTATAACCAGGTGACCGACGTCCAGATCCTGCATGATAAAGGCCAGCTTATCCCGGCTGACTGGCAGGCGCGCCTGCCGAACAACAGCTCCCCGTTCTACTCCACGATGGCGTTCCTGGTGCGTAAAGGGAACCCGAAAAACATTCACGACTGGAATGACCTGGTGCGCCCGGACGTGAAGCTGATTTTCCCGAACCCGAAAACCTCCGGCAACGCGCGCTATACCTATCTGGCGGCCTGGGGCGCGGCGGATAAAGCCGACGGCGGCGATAAAGTCAAAACCCAGCAGTTTATGACCCAGTTTTTGAAAAACGTTGAGGTGTTCGACACCGGCGGTCGCGGCGCGACCACGACGTTTGTCGAGCGCGGCCTCGGCGACGTGCTGATTAGCTTTGAGTCGGAAGTGAATAACATCCGTAACCAGTACGCCAAAGACGGTTACGAGGTCGTGGTGCCGAAGGTGAATATCCTGGCGGAGTTCCCGGTGGCGTGGGTAGATAAAAACGTTAAGGCTAACGGTACGGAAAAAGCGGCCAAAGCCTACCTGAACTGGCTTTACAGCCCGCAGGCGCAGCAGATTATCACCAGCTACTACTACCGCGTGAACAATCCACAGGTGATGGAGACGCTGAAAGATAAGTTTCCGCAGACGGAGCTGTTCCGCGTGGAAGACGCCTTCGGCAAATGGCCGGACGTGATGAAAACCCATTTTGCCAGTGGCGGTGAGTTCGACAAGCTGGTGGCGGCGGGGCGTCAGTGA
- a CDS encoding DUF2919 domain-containing protein: MFLPSDYDNRGWLKLPALFWAVLLLQARTWALFVLAGASRGQGEALLGLFYPDRQGFWMGLAAGIPAMLTFLLSGRRHDRPRLWRYARYVLMLTQALMLASQALLLWRDAPGGIALALLALDAWALWLLASHRRLRACFDTPQP; this comes from the coding sequence ATGTTTTTACCTTCTGATTATGATAACCGTGGCTGGCTGAAGCTCCCGGCCCTGTTCTGGGCGGTGCTGTTGCTGCAGGCGCGCACCTGGGCGCTGTTCGTGCTGGCGGGCGCGTCGCGCGGGCAGGGCGAGGCGCTGCTCGGGCTGTTTTACCCCGACCGCCAGGGCTTCTGGATGGGCCTTGCGGCGGGAATACCCGCGATGCTGACGTTTTTATTAAGCGGGCGGCGGCACGATCGCCCGCGCCTGTGGCGCTACGCCCGTTATGTATTGATGCTGACGCAGGCGCTGATGCTGGCTTCGCAGGCGCTGCTACTGTGGCGCGACGCGCCGGGCGGCATCGCGCTGGCCCTGCTGGCGCTGGACGCCTGGGCGCTGTGGCTGCTGGCCTCGCATCGCCGCCTGCGCGCCTGTTTTGATACGCCGCAGCCCTGA
- the cysT gene encoding sulfate/thiosulfate ABC transporter permease CysT, translated as MFAVPKRVLPGFTLSLGTSLLFVCLILLLPLSALVMQVSQMSWAQYWEVISNPQVVAAYKVTLLSAAVASLFNGAFGLLMAWILTRYRFPGRTLLDALMDLPFALPTAVAGLTLASLFSVNGFYGEWLAKFDIKVTYTWLGIAVAMAFTSIPFVVRTVQPVLEELGPEYEEAAETLGATRLQSFRKVVLPELSPALLAGVALSFTRSLGEFGAVIFIAGNIAWKTEVTSLMIFVRLQEFDYPAASAIASVILAASLLLLFAINTLQSRFGRRVVGH; from the coding sequence ATGTTTGCAGTTCCGAAACGTGTACTGCCCGGGTTCACCCTGAGCCTCGGCACAAGTTTATTGTTTGTGTGCCTGATACTGCTGCTGCCGCTGAGTGCGCTGGTGATGCAAGTTTCCCAGATGAGCTGGGCGCAGTACTGGGAGGTGATTTCTAACCCGCAGGTGGTGGCGGCGTATAAAGTGACGCTGCTGTCGGCGGCGGTCGCTTCGCTGTTTAACGGCGCGTTCGGCCTGCTAATGGCCTGGATTTTAACCCGCTACCGCTTTCCTGGCCGCACGCTGCTGGACGCGCTGATGGATTTACCCTTCGCGCTGCCGACCGCCGTTGCGGGCCTGACGCTCGCCTCGCTGTTCTCGGTGAACGGCTTTTACGGCGAGTGGCTGGCGAAATTCGATATCAAAGTGACGTATACCTGGCTTGGCATCGCGGTGGCGATGGCGTTTACCAGCATTCCTTTTGTGGTGCGAACCGTGCAGCCGGTGCTTGAAGAACTGGGCCCGGAATATGAAGAGGCGGCGGAAACGCTCGGCGCCACGCGCCTGCAAAGCTTTCGTAAGGTGGTGCTGCCGGAATTGTCGCCTGCTCTGCTGGCGGGCGTGGCGCTGTCGTTTACCCGCAGTCTCGGCGAGTTCGGCGCGGTGATTTTTATCGCGGGCAATATCGCCTGGAAAACCGAAGTGACGTCGCTGATGATTTTTGTTCGTTTGCAGGAGTTCGATTACCCGGCCGCGAGCGCGATAGCCTCCGTGATCCTGGCCGCGTCGCTGCTGCTGCTGTTTGCCATTAACACGCTGCAAAGCCGTTTTGGACGCCGGGTGGTGGGGCACTGA
- a CDS encoding Dyp-type peroxidase — MSVVQSGILPEHCRAAIWLEASVDESQREALRAASKIFADKVATFQAQFPEANLGVVVAFGHTLWRSLANDESAAELKDFAPLGKGLAPATQRDVLIHILSLRHDVNFSVAQAALEAFGDALNVEEETHGFRWVEDRDLSGFVDGTENPAGEEKRRDVAVIQDGIDAGGSYVFVQRWEHNLKQLNRMSVPDQEMMIGRTKAANEEIDGDARPVTSHLSRVDLKEDGKGLKIVRQSLPYGTASGVHGLYFCAYCARLYNIEQQLLSMFGDADGKRDAMLRFTRPVTGGYYFAPSLTRLLNL, encoded by the coding sequence ATGTCTGTGGTTCAAAGCGGCATTCTGCCGGAGCATTGTCGCGCGGCTATCTGGCTGGAAGCGAGCGTTGATGAAAGCCAGCGCGAGGCGCTGCGCGCGGCGAGCAAAATTTTCGCCGATAAAGTAGCGACCTTTCAGGCGCAGTTTCCTGAGGCGAATCTCGGTGTGGTCGTGGCGTTTGGTCACACGTTGTGGCGGTCGCTGGCGAATGATGAGAGCGCGGCAGAGCTGAAAGACTTTGCGCCACTCGGCAAGGGGCTCGCGCCTGCCACGCAGCGCGATGTGCTGATCCACATTCTGTCGCTGCGTCACGACGTTAACTTTTCGGTCGCCCAGGCGGCGCTGGAAGCCTTCGGCGATGCCCTGAACGTTGAAGAAGAAACCCACGGTTTCCGCTGGGTGGAAGATCGCGACTTAAGCGGCTTCGTGGACGGCACCGAAAACCCGGCGGGCGAAGAAAAACGCCGCGACGTGGCGGTTATCCAGGACGGCATCGACGCGGGCGGCAGTTACGTGTTCGTCCAGCGCTGGGAGCATAACCTGAAACAGCTCAATCGTATGAGCGTGCCGGATCAGGAGATGATGATTGGCCGCACGAAAGCCGCAAACGAAGAGATTGACGGCGACGCGCGCCCGGTAACCTCTCATCTTTCGCGCGTCGATCTTAAAGAAGACGGCAAAGGGCTGAAGATTGTGCGCCAGAGCCTGCCTTACGGCACCGCGAGCGGCGTACACGGTCTGTACTTCTGCGCCTACTGCGCGCGCCTCTATAACATCGAACAGCAGCTCCTGAGCATGTTTGGCGACGCGGACGGCAAGCGCGACGCGATGCTGCGTTTTACCCGTCCGGTGACGGGAGGCTACTATTTCGCGCCGTCGCTGACCCGCCTGCTTAACCTCTGA
- a CDS encoding RpoE-regulated lipoprotein, which translates to MKKLPLLLCGTSLLLGGCSTLSSVNWSAAAPWHWFDWWGSSLEVTEKGVGDITADTPLQEAAISEALGDDYRLRSGMRAEGSNIVRYFEAMKESQLALVVDGENGKVSRIDVLDKAIPADSGVAIGTPFGDLFKQAQGACQKASAPDDGAVECKAPGSEHISYVFSGDWRGPQELMPPDDTLKGWTLKKIIWRR; encoded by the coding sequence ATGAAGAAATTGCCTCTGCTGCTGTGCGGGACGTCGTTATTACTGGGCGGATGTTCAACGCTTTCCAGCGTCAACTGGTCGGCGGCGGCCCCGTGGCACTGGTTTGACTGGTGGGGCTCCTCGCTGGAAGTGACGGAAAAAGGGGTCGGCGATATCACCGCCGATACGCCGCTCCAGGAAGCCGCGATAAGCGAAGCGCTGGGCGACGATTATCGCCTGCGCAGCGGGATGCGCGCTGAAGGCAGCAACATCGTGCGTTATTTCGAAGCGATGAAAGAGAGCCAGCTGGCGCTGGTGGTGGACGGCGAGAATGGCAAGGTGAGCCGCATCGACGTGCTCGATAAAGCGATTCCCGCCGACAGCGGTGTGGCCATCGGCACCCCGTTTGGCGATCTCTTCAAACAGGCCCAGGGCGCGTGCCAGAAAGCCAGCGCGCCGGATGACGGGGCGGTGGAGTGTAAGGCACCCGGCAGCGAACATATCAGCTACGTCTTTAGCGGCGACTGGCGCGGCCCGCAGGAGCTGATGCCGCCGGATGACACGCTCAAAGGCTGGACGCTGAAAAAGATAATCTGGCGTCGCTGA
- the cysW gene encoding sulfate/thiosulfate ABC transporter permease CysW has product MTMMTQARLGARINWGKWALIGIGMLLSAFILVVPMVYIFAKAFSDGLMPVLENIANPDMLHAIWLTVLIALITVPVNLVFGTLLAWLVTRFDFPGRQLLLTLLDIPFAVSPVVAGLVYLLFYGSNGPLGGWLDAHDMQIMFAWPGMALVTIFVTCPFVVRELVPVMLSQGSHEDEAAILLGASGWQMFRRVTLPNIRWALLYGVVLTNARAIGEFGAVSVVSGSIRGETLSLPLQIELLEQDYNTVGAFTAAALLTLMAILTLFLKSALQWRLHNQEKRVQQEGNHEH; this is encoded by the coding sequence ATGACGATGATGACACAGGCGCGCCTTGGCGCGCGCATAAACTGGGGCAAATGGGCGCTTATCGGCATCGGGATGCTGTTGTCGGCGTTTATTCTCGTGGTGCCGATGGTCTACATCTTCGCCAAAGCCTTCTCTGATGGCCTGATGCCGGTGCTGGAAAATATCGCCAACCCCGATATGTTGCACGCCATCTGGCTGACGGTGCTGATTGCGCTGATTACCGTGCCGGTGAATCTCGTGTTCGGCACGCTGCTCGCCTGGCTGGTGACGCGCTTTGACTTCCCGGGCCGTCAGTTGCTGCTCACACTACTGGATATTCCTTTTGCCGTGTCGCCGGTGGTGGCGGGGCTGGTGTATCTGCTGTTTTACGGCTCCAACGGCCCGCTCGGCGGCTGGCTGGACGCGCATGATATGCAGATTATGTTCGCCTGGCCTGGCATGGCGCTGGTGACAATCTTCGTGACCTGTCCGTTCGTGGTGCGCGAGCTGGTGCCGGTGATGTTAAGCCAGGGCAGCCATGAAGATGAGGCGGCGATTTTACTGGGGGCGTCCGGCTGGCAGATGTTCAGACGCGTGACGCTGCCGAATATTCGCTGGGCGCTGCTCTACGGCGTTGTGCTAACCAACGCCCGCGCCATCGGCGAGTTCGGCGCGGTATCCGTGGTGTCCGGCTCAATTCGCGGCGAGACGCTCTCGCTGCCGTTGCAGATTGAGCTGCTGGAGCAGGACTACAACACCGTCGGCGCGTTTACCGCCGCCGCGCTGCTGACGCTGATGGCGATTCTGACCCTGTTTTTAAAGAGTGCGTTGCAATGGCGTCTGCATAATCAGGAAAAACGCGTGCAACAGGAGGGAAATCATGAGCATTGA
- the cysA gene encoding sulfate/thiosulfate ABC transporter ATP-binding protein CysA, with amino-acid sequence MSIEIANIKKSFGRTQVLNDISLDIPSGQMVALLGPSGSGKTTLLRIIAGLEHQTSGQIRFHGTDVSRLHARERKVGFVFQHYALFRHMSVFDNIAFGLTVLPKRERPNAAAIKQKVMKLLEMVQLAHLADRYPAQLSGGQKQRVALARALAVEPQILLLDEPFGALDAQVRKELRRWLRQLHEELKFTSVFVTHDQEEAMEVADRVVVMSQGDIEQADAPEQVWREPATRFVLEFLGEVNRLQGTVRGGQFHVGAHRWPLGFTPAHQGPVDLFLRPWEVDVSRRTSLDSPLPVHVLEVSPKGHYMQLVVQPQGWYDEPLTVVLREDYVPHRGERLFVGLQHARIYHGNERIETRADIALAKSA; translated from the coding sequence ATGAGCATTGAGATTGCCAATATTAAGAAATCTTTTGGTCGCACCCAGGTGCTGAATGATATCTCTCTGGATATCCCTTCCGGCCAGATGGTGGCGCTGCTGGGGCCGTCCGGCTCCGGGAAAACTACGCTGCTGCGCATTATCGCCGGGCTCGAACACCAGACCAGCGGGCAGATCCGCTTTCACGGTACTGACGTGAGCCGCCTGCATGCCCGCGAGCGTAAGGTAGGCTTCGTGTTCCAGCATTACGCGCTGTTTCGCCATATGAGCGTGTTCGACAATATCGCGTTTGGCCTGACCGTACTGCCGAAGCGCGAGCGTCCGAACGCGGCGGCTATCAAACAAAAAGTGATGAAACTGCTGGAGATGGTACAGCTGGCTCATCTTGCCGACCGCTACCCGGCGCAGCTTTCCGGCGGGCAGAAACAGCGCGTGGCGCTGGCCCGCGCGCTGGCGGTGGAGCCGCAAATCCTGCTGCTGGATGAGCCGTTCGGCGCGCTCGACGCCCAGGTGCGTAAAGAACTCAGGCGCTGGCTGCGTCAGCTGCATGAGGAGCTGAAATTCACCAGCGTCTTCGTGACGCACGATCAGGAAGAGGCGATGGAAGTGGCCGACCGCGTAGTGGTGATGAGCCAGGGCGATATCGAACAGGCCGACGCGCCGGAACAGGTGTGGCGCGAGCCAGCGACCCGTTTCGTGCTGGAGTTTTTAGGCGAAGTGAACCGGCTTCAGGGCACCGTACGCGGCGGACAGTTTCACGTCGGCGCGCACCGCTGGCCGCTTGGCTTTACCCCGGCGCATCAGGGGCCGGTCGATCTCTTCCTGCGCCCGTGGGAAGTGGACGTGAGCCGCCGCACCAGCCTCGATTCTCCGCTGCCGGTACACGTGCTGGAAGTAAGTCCGAAAGGTCACTATATGCAGCTCGTGGTGCAGCCGCAGGGCTGGTATGACGAACCGCTGACGGTGGTGCTGCGTGAAGATTACGTGCCGCATCGCGGCGAGCGGCTGTTTGTCGGCCTTCAGCATGCGCGGATTTACCACGGCAACGAGCGTATCGAGACGCGCGCGGATATTGCTCTCGCGAAGTCCGCCTGA